A genomic segment from Pangasianodon hypophthalmus isolate fPanHyp1 chromosome 25, fPanHyp1.pri, whole genome shotgun sequence encodes:
- the LOC117596038 gene encoding antifreeze protein Maxi-like: CSLSLQVRKQNAATATDAATVKATDAATATVKATDAATSTDAATVKATDATTATVKATDAATATDAATVKATDAATATDAATVKATDAATVKATDAATATDAATATDAATVKTTDAATAKATGKATDAATVKATDAATVKTTDAATVKATVKATDAATATDAATVKATDAATAKATGKATDAATVKATDAATVKTTDAATVKATVKATDAATATDAATVKATDAATVKATDAATATDAATVKATDAATVKATDAATVKATDAAAATVKATDAATATDAATVKATVKATDAATATDAATVKATDAATVKATDAATDARHKNKSNNKC; encoded by the coding sequence tgttctctttctcttcaagTTAGAAAACAGAATGCAGCTACAGCTACAGACGCAGCTACAGTTAAAGCTACAGACGCAGCTACAGCTACAGTTAAAGCTACAGACGCAGCTACATCTACAGACGCAGCTACAGTTAAAGCTACAGACGCAACTACAGCTACAGTTAAAGCTACAGACGCAGCTACAGCTACAGACGCAGCTACAGTTAAAGCTACAGACGCAGCTACAGCTACAGACGCAGCTACAGTTAAAGCTACAGACGCAGCTACAGTTAAAGCTACAGACGCAGCTACAGCTACAGACGCAGCTACAGCTACAGACGCAGCTACAGTTAAAACTACAGACGCAGCTACAGCTAAAGCTACAGGTAAAGCTACAGACGCAGCTACAGTTAAAGCTACAGACGCAGCTACAGTTAAAACTACAGACGCAGCTACAGTTAAAGCTACAGTTAAAGCTACAGACGCAGCTACAGCTACAGACGCAGCTACAGTTAAAGCTACAGATGCAGCTACAGCTAAAGCTACAGGTAAAGCTACAGACGCAGCTACAGTTAAAGCTACAGACGCAGCTACAGTTAAAACTACAGACGCAGCTACAGTTAAAGCTACAGTTAAAGCTACAGACGCAGCTACAGCTACAGACGCAGCTACAGTTAAAGCTACAGATGCAGCTACAGTTAAAGCTACAGATGCAGCTACAGCTACAGACGCAGCTACAGTTAAAGCTACAGACGCAGCTACAGTTAAAGCTACAGACGCAGCTACAGTTAAAGCTACAGACGCAGCTGCAGCTACAGTTAAAGCTACAGACGCAGCTACAGCTACAGACGCAGCTACAGTTAAAGCTACAGTTAAAGCTACAGACGCAGCTACAGCTACAGACGCAGCTACAGTTAAAGCTACAGATGCAGCTACAGTTAAAGCTACAGACGCAGCTACAGATGCTCGACACAAAaataagtctaataataaatgttga